One window of the Anoplolepis gracilipes chromosome 9, ASM4749672v1, whole genome shotgun sequence genome contains the following:
- the LOC140669597 gene encoding protein phosphatase 1H encodes MLNRFKSVLMSAVGASELGLQYPNDSDNDMMTDYINSNYVMEVENKPYSRPSFLGLTAEETQVSADHRVRPIIVPRDLSRLPWCAGYAECINAGKSTWNEDQASATRGDLKLSDVNVTLPYVMFSMFDGHAGYQVALTARLQLHRIILERLLAIPANMLLNEDENELIKGRDLVTGAIELAYRQMDQMVEIQAQNGGGGCTAITILFLNGRLYAAGAGDSRAVLVLGEEQRALTRDHTPDSESNRVRALGFLRSNELLKGHFTPLEFRKRPLQKELGSIVLYREPFMTGWAYKTLTHPDLKLPLISGHGKRSRVMGTIGVTRGFGDHGLKAANTGVNIKPFLSSQPEVQSLDLDSCNLTERDCIIVATDGLWDVVSDKTAASILRKTLAPDTPSLEYRLTMGAQELVQAARGRLIGRVWMGKPENPNETDEKSSPIASVDDISVLVVPLYPYLCEHKQWLKTTQQERKYAADSLTTICFDYPISNRSVDNPT; translated from the exons ATGTTGAATCGCTTTAAATCAGTATTAATGAGTGCTGTAGGCGCTAGTGAGCTAGGCCTACAGTACCCTAATGATTCGGATAATGATATGATGACAGATTATATTAACTCTAATTATGTCATGGAAGTAGAAAACAAGCCTTATAGCCGTCCAAGTTTTTTAGGCTTGACAGCTGAAGAGACACAG gtgaGTGCAGATCACAGAGTAAGGCCTATAATAGTTCCAAGGGATCTTAGTCGTTTGCCGTGGTGTGCTGGCTATGCAGAATGTATAAATGCTGGAAAGAGTACGTGGAATGAGGACCAAGCTTCTGCGACACGCGGTGATCTAAAATTGTCAGATGTTAATGTCACACTGCCTTATGTCATGTTTTCAATGTTTGATGGCCATGCTGGATATCAAGTTGCTCTTACAGCAAGATTACAACTACATAGAATAATTCTT gaaAGGTTACTGGCTATACCAGCTAATATGTTACTAAATGAAGATGAAAACGAGCTGATAAAGGGCAGAGACTTAGTTACAGGTGCTATAGAACTAGCATATAGACAAATGGATCAAATGGTAGAGATACAAGCTCAAAATGGTGGTGGTGGTTGTACAGCTATTACAATTCTATTTCTGAATGGAAGATTATATGCAGCAGGAGCTGGTGATTCCAg gGCTGTGTTAGTTTTGGGAGAGGAACAACGTGCTCTCACTAGAGATCATACTCCAGACTCTGAATCAAATCGTGTGAGAGCTTTAGGTTTTCTAAGAAGCAATGAGTTGCTCAAAGGTCATTTTACTCCACTGGAGTTTAGAAAAAGACCATTACAAAAGGAATTAGGATCTATAGTTTTGTACCGAGAACCTTTTATGACAGGTTGGGCGTATAAAACTTTAACACATCCAGATTTAAAATTACCGCTCATTTCAGGACATGGAAAAAGa agTAGAGTAATGGGAACAATAGGTGTGACTAGAGGGTTTGGAGATCATGGTTTAAAAGCAGCAAACACTGGTGTTAATATCAAACCATTTTTATCATCACAACCTGAAGTACAGTCTCTGGACTTGGACAGTTGCAATCTTACCGAAAGAGATTGCATTATTGTCGCAACAGATGGGCTCTGGGATGTGGTATCGGATAAAACAGCGGCATCAATACTTAGAAAGACACTTGCACCTGATACTCCTTCCTTAGAGTACag acTGACAATGGGTGCTCAAGAATTAGTACAAGCGGCGAGAGGTCGCTTAATCGGCAGAGTGTGGATGGGAAAACCCGAAAATCCTAACGAAACAGATGAAAAATCGTCACCTATAGCATCAGTGGACGATATTAGCGTGTTAGTAGTACCTTTATATCCTTATTTATGTGAACATAAACAGTGGCTAAAAACGACGCAGCAAGAACGAAAATATGCCGCGGATTCTCTGACGACAATATGCTTTGATTATCCTATATCTAATAGATCAGTTGATAATCCTACGTAA
- the LOC140669600 gene encoding probable salivary secreted peptide, with product MSAQKYIFGLAFLVAVFLTINTIPANGAIDSKAVNKSNHLIVGYRLPGDRLVIRQNVIKNSSWMKVITLELTFNISSWERITLLQSLDQKTNGNGATATILKGGPGHSNVTLKFKSQRGHSINHTVELYAR from the coding sequence ATGTCGGCACAAAAGTACATATTCGGTCTGGCTTTTCTGGTGGCAGTTTTTTTGACTATCAACACCATACCCGCTAATGGTGCCATTGATAGTAAAGCTGTAAACAAGTCAAATCATCTGATTGTCGGCTACAGGTTACCCGGTGATAGACTCGTAATCAGACAGAATGTTATCAAGAACTCTTCCTGGATGAAGGTCATAACTCTCGAGCTGACTTTCAATATTTCGTCATGGGAACGCATCACTTTGCTCCAATCGTTGGATCAAAAGACAAACGGCAACGGCGCTACTGCCACTATTCTAAAAGGTGGACCCGGTCATAGTAATGTTACCCTGAAGTTCAAGAGCCAGAGAGGTCACAGCATCAACCATACTGTTGAACTTTACGCACGTTAA